A part of Mucilaginibacter defluvii genomic DNA contains:
- a CDS encoding cobalamin-binding protein produces MSSSPFRIISLLPSATEIICALGLEQYLVGRSHECDYPESVKALPVCTEANIPDGLSSAEIDNKVKEILNDALSLYTVKKEVIKELQPDVVITQAQCEVCAVSLPEVEQALADHLDKPAQIISLQPNSIDDMLTDIKRVASTLNVADPGDALIEDLEDRINIIRHKLKFIDAKPTVACVEWLDPLMVSGNWIPELVSIAGGTPVLAEAGKHSPYVDWDAIRLADPDVIVLMPCGFAIDRTMREINLILDKPGFAELKAIKNNRLYIADGNQYFNRPGPRLVDSLEIMAEIINPKQFIFGFEGNGWIKFSV; encoded by the coding sequence ATGTCATCATCACCCTTTCGTATTATATCGCTTTTACCATCAGCTACGGAAATTATCTGCGCTTTAGGTTTGGAACAATACCTGGTTGGCCGCTCGCACGAGTGCGACTACCCGGAAAGTGTAAAAGCCCTGCCTGTTTGCACGGAGGCTAATATTCCTGACGGATTAAGCAGCGCCGAGATCGATAATAAGGTAAAAGAGATACTGAACGACGCGCTATCATTATACACTGTAAAAAAGGAAGTGATCAAAGAACTGCAGCCCGATGTGGTGATCACACAAGCGCAATGCGAAGTTTGCGCGGTATCGCTCCCCGAAGTAGAACAGGCGCTGGCGGACCATCTGGATAAACCGGCGCAGATCATATCATTGCAACCTAATAGTATTGATGATATGCTGACCGATATTAAGCGTGTAGCATCAACATTAAATGTAGCCGATCCCGGTGATGCGCTGATAGAAGACCTGGAAGACCGCATAAACATCATTCGCCACAAACTGAAATTTATTGATGCCAAGCCGACCGTGGCCTGTGTTGAATGGCTTGACCCATTGATGGTATCAGGCAACTGGATACCCGAACTGGTGAGTATTGCCGGTGGCACACCTGTATTGGCCGAGGCAGGCAAGCATTCGCCTTATGTGGATTGGGATGCTATCCGCCTGGCCGACCCGGATGTTATTGTACTGATGCCTTGCGGTTTCGCAATTGACCGCACCATGCGCGAAATTAATTTAATTCTGGACAAACCCGGCTTTGCAGAACTAAAAGCCATTAAGAACAACCGGCTATACATTGCCGATGGCAACCAATACTTTAACCGCCCCGGCCCAAGGCTGGTAGACTCGTTAGAGATCATGGCCGAGATCATCAACCCTAAGCAGTTCATCTTCGGATTTGAAGGTAACGGCTGGATCAAGTTCAGCGTATAA
- the tilS gene encoding tRNA lysidine(34) synthetase TilS, producing the protein MLPVKRFTDFIEQNNLFTQQNSILVAVSGGIDSVLLARLFSAAGYTFGIAHCNFGLRGSEAEADQQFCRSLAMQLSAPFHTINFDTTAYADMRKISIQMAARELRYNWFEQIRQQHNYHLIALGHHKNDTIETILLNLTRGTGIAGLHGILPKKGVLVRPLLFLSREEIATVVAEENIFYVEDSSNASTKYARNKIRHEVIPKLRGLNPSLENTFDNNLRHFRQLEELLALKVEEARIHLFIQHDDEIHIAVDAVKALQPQQLLLYKLLQPYGFAEPVVDDVIASLDAQSGKWFASATHQLTIDRGKLILVENNPASVESITINETDHEVHFNGQRVASLHDDSPLIIKDNPFSVSIDRDKLIYPLSIRHWQQSDYFYPLGMKTRKKLSDFFINLKIPLHKKQHIPLLVNGNGDIMWIAGYRPDERYKVGPNTKKVTIFELFK; encoded by the coding sequence ATGCTCCCTGTTAAGCGCTTTACTGATTTTATTGAGCAAAATAATCTTTTTACGCAGCAAAACAGCATTTTGGTTGCCGTTAGCGGTGGTATTGATTCTGTTTTGCTTGCCCGGTTATTCAGCGCGGCAGGTTACACTTTTGGCATAGCGCATTGCAACTTTGGGCTTCGCGGCAGCGAGGCCGAGGCCGATCAGCAATTTTGCCGCAGCCTGGCCATGCAGCTCAGCGCACCTTTTCATACCATCAATTTTGATACCACTGCATATGCAGATATGCGTAAAATATCCATACAAATGGCGGCAAGGGAACTGAGGTACAACTGGTTTGAGCAAATAAGGCAGCAACATAATTACCACCTCATCGCGCTTGGCCACCACAAGAACGATACGATTGAAACAATATTGTTAAACCTTACACGCGGCACCGGCATTGCAGGCCTGCACGGCATCCTGCCTAAAAAAGGGGTATTGGTGAGGCCACTGCTATTCCTCTCCCGGGAGGAAATAGCGACTGTTGTTGCAGAGGAGAATATATTTTATGTTGAGGATAGCTCGAACGCCTCAACCAAGTACGCGCGTAACAAGATAAGGCATGAAGTAATACCCAAACTACGGGGACTCAACCCAAGCCTTGAGAATACTTTTGATAATAACCTGCGCCACTTCCGCCAATTGGAAGAACTATTGGCGTTAAAGGTTGAGGAGGCAAGAATACATTTGTTCATCCAGCACGATGATGAGATACATATAGCTGTTGATGCCGTTAAAGCGCTGCAACCGCAACAGCTTTTACTATACAAACTGCTGCAACCATATGGCTTTGCCGAGCCTGTGGTTGATGATGTGATTGCATCGCTGGATGCGCAAAGCGGTAAATGGTTTGCTTCGGCGACACACCAGCTGACCATTGACCGGGGCAAACTGATATTGGTTGAGAACAACCCAGCATCAGTTGAAAGCATTACTATCAATGAAACTGACCACGAGGTGCATTTTAACGGGCAGCGCGTCGCCAGTTTGCATGATGACTCGCCATTGATTATTAAAGATAACCCTTTCTCGGTATCAATAGATCGCGATAAACTGATCTATCCGCTCAGCATCCGCCACTGGCAACAAAGCGATTATTTTTATCCACTGGGGATGAAAACCCGTAAAAAGCTGAGCGATTTCTTCATTAACCTGAAAATTCCGCTGCACAAAAAACAGCATATTCCGTTATTGGTGAATGGCAACGGCGATATTATGTGGATAGCCGGCTACCGGCCTGATGAACGCTACAAGGTTGGCCCTAACACTAAAAAAGTTACTATATTCGAACTGTTTAAATAG
- a CDS encoding AI-2E family transporter: MVEPRHRPIGKTDQELSFAHKVWIVVGILALSVCLILILRVAFNVLLMVFAGSLIAVFFHGFADMIQRLTHWKRAPCVIISVLGTFALLGTLFWFMGNTIQHQVASLSDEFPKVVKAAQSKLQQTTWGAKIVEKASSYDSTKLMTTAQSFFSTSFGVLGDLYIILFLGIFFTSAPSLYKNGIIKLVPPPAKAQAHAVMDRLSFVLKGWMKGMLLAMCLIATLTFTGLSIIGIPMALTLALLAGLLNFIPNFGPLMAMVPAVLLGFLDSTNTAIIVAVMYILIQTLESNIITPMVQKKMIDLPPALTIISQVLMGTLSGVLGILLATPILAVVIVLIDELYVKRQTEDTQIELE; the protein is encoded by the coding sequence ATGGTAGAACCTCGACACAGGCCGATAGGTAAAACGGATCAGGAACTTTCATTTGCACATAAGGTATGGATAGTGGTAGGTATACTGGCGCTTTCCGTTTGCCTGATATTGATACTACGGGTAGCCTTTAACGTGCTGCTGATGGTTTTTGCCGGTTCGCTGATAGCGGTATTTTTTCATGGCTTCGCTGATATGATACAGCGGTTAACGCACTGGAAACGCGCTCCATGTGTAATTATATCCGTATTAGGAACGTTTGCTTTATTAGGCACATTGTTTTGGTTTATGGGTAATACCATACAGCACCAGGTTGCCTCGTTGAGTGATGAATTCCCTAAAGTAGTAAAAGCAGCACAGTCAAAATTGCAGCAAACCACCTGGGGCGCTAAGATTGTGGAAAAGGCATCCAGTTACGATTCAACAAAACTGATGACTACGGCGCAGAGCTTTTTCAGCACCAGTTTCGGCGTATTAGGCGATTTGTATATTATATTATTCCTCGGTATATTCTTTACCTCGGCCCCGTCATTATACAAAAATGGCATCATAAAGTTGGTACCACCACCGGCAAAAGCGCAGGCTCATGCGGTTATGGACCGGTTAAGCTTTGTGCTGAAAGGCTGGATGAAGGGTATGCTGTTGGCCATGTGTCTTATTGCCACATTAACTTTTACCGGCTTGAGTATAATCGGAATACCTATGGCATTAACTTTAGCGTTACTGGCAGGCTTGCTTAATTTTATACCGAATTTTGGTCCGCTGATGGCCATGGTGCCCGCGGTGCTGCTTGGTTTTCTGGATAGCACGAATACCGCAATTATTGTAGCGGTAATGTATATTTTGATACAAACCCTGGAGAGTAATATTATTACCCCGATGGTGCAGAAAAAGATGATCGACCTGCCTCCTGCGCTTACCATTATCAGCCAGGTGCTGATGGGTACCTTATCGGGCGTACTGGGTATATTGTTGGCTACGCCGATACTGGCCGTAGTAATTGTGTTGATTGATGAGCTTTATGTAAAACGGCAAACAGAAGATACACAGATCGAACTGGAATAA
- the asnS gene encoding asparagine--tRNA ligase has protein sequence MGQRIKIKALLESDATNIDVTVKGWVRTFRNNQFIALNDGSTNNNVQIVVDFENTDAALLKRITTGAALSVTGTVVPSLGKGQKIDIKAKEIEILGDSDPEKYPLQPKKHSLEFLREIAHLRFRTNTFGAVFRVRNSLSFAVHQFFQERGFVYLHTPVITASDAEGAGEAFKVTNLDLDNLPRTDSGEIDYKQDFFGKATNLTVSGQLEGELGAMALSDIYTFGPTFRAENSNTTRHLAEFWMIEPEMAFYDLDDNMDLAEALLKYVIKYALDKNREDIEFLSQRLQEEDKQKPQNERSEMTLLEKLEFCLENDFVRLTYTEAIDILKDSTPNKKKKFQYLVEGWGTDLQSEHERYLVEKHFKKPVILTDYPKEIKAFYMRQNEPDANGRETVRAMDILFPGIGEIVGGSQREERLDRLEKRMDEMGIPKEELWWYLDTRRFGACPHAGFGLGFERLVLFVTGMGNIRDVIPFPRFPKNAEF, from the coding sequence ATGGGCCAGAGAATTAAGATTAAAGCCTTGTTGGAGAGCGATGCAACCAACATTGATGTAACCGTAAAAGGATGGGTGCGTACCTTCCGCAACAACCAGTTCATAGCTTTAAACGATGGTTCAACCAATAATAACGTACAGATAGTTGTTGATTTTGAGAATACCGATGCCGCTTTATTAAAGCGTATTACAACCGGTGCGGCATTAAGCGTTACCGGTACCGTAGTGCCATCATTAGGTAAAGGCCAAAAAATCGACATTAAAGCTAAAGAGATAGAGATACTGGGCGACAGTGACCCGGAGAAATATCCGCTGCAACCTAAAAAGCACAGCCTGGAATTTTTGCGCGAGATAGCGCACCTGCGTTTCCGTACCAATACGTTTGGCGCGGTGTTCAGGGTGCGAAACAGTTTGTCGTTCGCTGTTCACCAGTTTTTCCAGGAACGCGGTTTTGTTTATCTGCATACACCGGTAATAACCGCCTCTGATGCGGAAGGCGCGGGTGAAGCCTTTAAGGTAACTAACCTTGATCTGGATAACCTGCCGCGTACAGATAGCGGCGAGATCGATTACAAGCAGGATTTCTTTGGTAAGGCGACCAACCTTACTGTATCAGGCCAGTTGGAGGGCGAGCTGGGTGCCATGGCGCTGAGCGATATTTATACCTTCGGCCCGACTTTCCGTGCGGAAAATTCAAACACCACCCGCCACCTTGCCGAGTTTTGGATGATAGAGCCCGAAATGGCTTTTTATGATCTGGATGACAACATGGACCTGGCTGAGGCGTTGTTGAAGTACGTAATAAAATACGCGCTGGATAAAAACCGGGAAGACATCGAATTCCTGAGCCAGCGTTTACAGGAAGAAGACAAGCAAAAGCCGCAGAACGAGCGCTCAGAAATGACGCTGCTTGAAAAGCTGGAATTTTGCCTGGAGAACGATTTTGTGCGCCTTACCTATACCGAGGCTATCGATATATTAAAAGATTCGACCCCGAATAAGAAAAAGAAATTCCAGTACCTGGTTGAAGGCTGGGGTACTGATCTGCAATCAGAGCACGAGCGTTACCTGGTGGAGAAGCACTTTAAAAAACCGGTCATCCTGACGGATTATCCAAAGGAGATCAAAGCCTTCTACATGCGCCAGAACGAGCCCGATGCCAATGGCCGCGAAACGGTACGAGCGATGGATATTCTTTTCCCGGGCATCGGTGAAATTGTGGGCGGTTCGCAACGTGAGGAGCGTTTAGACAGACTTGAAAAACGTATGGATGAGATGGGCATCCCTAAAGAGGAACTTTGGTGGTACCTGGATACCCGCCGCTTTGGTGCCTGTCCGCACGCCGGTTTTGGTTTAGGCTTTGAGCGTTTGGTACTGTTTGTTACCGGCATGGGCAACATCCGCGACGTGATCCCTTTCCCGAGGTTCCCTAAAAACGCAGAATTTTAA
- a CDS encoding OstA-like protein, with protein MNKCLLSILLLLLAGAAFGQQKKSQVRLTRSDRSEGIKRNGKDILKVFNGTFQQDFSILQSDSAYFYPQDNAFDAFGNVHITQGDTLNIYGDKLNYNGNTKTAILTNNVRMIDKDAILTTDYLTYNTATRIGTYTGGGKLINKDNTLTSKNGYYFASSRDAYFRYDVVLNTVDALIKTDTMRYNSGSRIAYFYGPTNIYGKAKDKDTLYTEFGTYNTVNEQAFFTKNNLYKQGTKSLKGDTLFYDRLLGLGRAIKRITFIDREQKITMKGDLGIFNRKEERTLVTENAYIILVTEEKDTTKTDTIQKLDKIKTDSLGKVSPKKPAKPLDVKVLSATIKKPAGKPKGKSRAPATTSTSTIIINEKGERIKVDSVYMSADTLETQMFTYKNLKALQEQRRLANFRDTSVKPAAGPAKPKPIVYKTSPKVLTLNPPAMRFDTGYRNPMLFGKPKPQPVRKDTAQKSTKTKKDSTLKTDTTAKANADTAAKLGNIPGKVDSVYMTTKVKLSDTSRVRVIFAYHDARIYKSDLQAKADSMFYSYADSTIRCYVKPIMWTQGSQLSGDTINLQMKNKKLDNMDIFYNSFVVNVDKDDSTHFNQVGGKKMRGFFKDNKLNVMFVDGNAESIYFDRDSTTKTVTGMGRSLSSRMRIRFAANKPLKMAFLSKPDIRYGPLGKFTEDDRILKGFIWKPKERPASKEAVINSARRSAAKRAAERAEAAAAEAKKAAATKGASKTPGGAKEQSSSGNSKKPAVMQQVNPTDSAARDSSINVGPGNLKDVNRNRVQDGTLNTAPVIMPAVVPQKDTATVARPPANQPTRRDSTFQ; from the coding sequence GTGAATAAATGCCTTTTAAGTATACTCTTGCTGCTGCTCGCAGGCGCGGCGTTCGGCCAGCAAAAAAAATCGCAGGTGCGGCTTACGCGGTCTGACCGGAGCGAGGGCATTAAACGCAACGGTAAGGATATATTAAAGGTTTTTAACGGCACCTTTCAACAGGATTTTTCTATCCTGCAGTCAGACAGTGCATACTTTTATCCGCAGGATAACGCTTTTGACGCTTTTGGCAATGTGCACATTACGCAGGGCGATACACTGAATATATATGGCGATAAGCTGAATTATAATGGTAATACCAAAACCGCCATCCTAACCAACAATGTGCGGATGATTGATAAGGATGCTATCCTTACTACCGATTACCTGACCTATAATACGGCCACACGCATAGGCACTTATACAGGAGGTGGTAAGCTTATCAATAAGGATAACACGCTTACAAGTAAGAATGGCTATTACTTCGCGAGTTCGCGCGATGCTTATTTCAGGTATGATGTGGTGCTGAATACGGTTGACGCGCTGATCAAAACCGATACCATGCGGTACAACAGTGGGAGCCGCATAGCCTACTTTTACGGGCCAACCAACATTTACGGTAAAGCCAAAGATAAAGACACCTTATATACCGAGTTTGGTACATACAACACGGTTAACGAGCAAGCCTTTTTTACCAAGAATAACCTTTACAAGCAGGGGACTAAATCGCTTAAAGGGGATACCTTGTTTTATGACCGTTTGCTGGGCCTGGGGCGCGCCATAAAGCGGATCACGTTTATCGACAGGGAACAAAAGATAACCATGAAAGGTGATTTGGGTATATTTAACCGTAAAGAGGAGCGTACCCTGGTTACCGAGAATGCTTACATTATATTGGTTACCGAAGAAAAGGACACCACCAAAACCGATACTATCCAAAAGCTCGACAAGATAAAAACGGATAGCCTCGGTAAAGTATCGCCTAAAAAACCGGCCAAACCGCTTGACGTTAAAGTGCTATCGGCTACAATTAAGAAGCCTGCCGGGAAACCCAAAGGAAAATCCAGGGCACCTGCAACCACCTCAACATCCACTATAATTATAAATGAAAAGGGTGAGCGTATCAAGGTCGACTCGGTATACATGAGCGCTGATACGCTGGAGACGCAGATGTTTACTTATAAAAACTTAAAAGCGTTACAGGAACAGCGGCGACTGGCCAATTTTAGGGATACATCAGTAAAACCTGCCGCAGGCCCGGCAAAGCCTAAGCCTATTGTTTATAAAACCTCGCCAAAGGTACTTACGCTTAATCCGCCGGCGATGCGGTTTGATACCGGCTACCGTAACCCGATGCTGTTTGGCAAACCCAAACCGCAACCGGTACGAAAGGACACGGCACAAAAAAGTACAAAGACAAAAAAAGACAGCACGCTTAAAACAGATACTACGGCTAAAGCAAATGCCGATACCGCGGCTAAACTGGGTAATATTCCCGGTAAGGTCGATTCAGTTTATATGACTACTAAGGTTAAACTGAGTGATACCAGCCGCGTGCGTGTAATTTTTGCTTACCACGATGCCCGGATCTATAAATCGGACTTGCAGGCTAAGGCCGACTCCATGTTCTACAGCTATGCCGACTCAACCATACGCTGCTATGTTAAGCCAATAATGTGGACGCAGGGCTCGCAGCTATCAGGCGATACCATTAACCTGCAGATGAAGAATAAGAAGCTGGACAATATGGACATCTTCTACAACTCATTTGTGGTGAACGTTGATAAGGATGATTCAACTCACTTTAACCAGGTGGGCGGTAAAAAAATGCGTGGCTTTTTTAAAGATAATAAGCTCAACGTAATGTTTGTTGATGGCAACGCAGAAAGTATTTACTTTGACCGCGATAGCACCACTAAAACGGTTACAGGTATGGGGCGGTCGCTCAGCAGCCGTATGCGCATCAGGTTTGCCGCTAATAAGCCGCTTAAAATGGCTTTCCTCTCAAAACCGGACATCCGGTACGGCCCGCTTGGCAAGTTTACTGAAGATGACCGTATACTGAAAGGCTTTATCTGGAAGCCAAAGGAACGCCCGGCATCAAAAGAAGCGGTAATTAATTCTGCCAGGCGTTCAGCAGCCAAACGTGCTGCTGAACGGGCAGAGGCAGCAGCTGCGGAGGCTAAGAAAGCAGCAGCCACAAAAGGTGCATCAAAAACGCCGGGTGGTGCAAAAGAGCAGTCGTCATCAGGCAACAGTAAAAAGCCGGCTGTGATGCAACAGGTAAACCCTACAGATAGTGCCGCGCGAGATTCGAGCATTAACGTTGGTCCGGGTAATCTGAAGGATGTAAACCGTAACCGTGTTCAGGATGGTACGCTGAATACAGCGCCGGTTATTATGCCTGCCGTTGTACCACAAAAGGATACTGCTACCGTTGCGCGCCCGCCAGCTAATCAACCAACACGCAGGGATAGTACATTTCAATAA
- a CDS encoding DUF6252 family protein, with translation MKKLLFIVFTALVLAGCSKGRRVCCDLPEDNSIFMSATRADSVWRANFVETRLLHDSLYIFGTKGDEHIRIIIKPVSTGKYYVTPRNGMYYITVGGDVMGAEYPAAADTLNQVIITGYDLKKGLIQGEFNIRFVKSGRYAGTPYVNEAIFSRGKFRAELPEPGMQ, from the coding sequence ATGAAAAAGCTCTTATTTATTGTATTTACCGCATTGGTGTTAGCCGGCTGCTCAAAAGGCAGAAGGGTTTGCTGTGACCTCCCTGAAGATAATTCCATTTTTATGAGCGCCACCCGGGCCGATTCAGTGTGGCGGGCAAATTTTGTGGAGACACGCCTGTTGCACGATTCGCTTTACATATTCGGTACTAAAGGCGACGAGCATATCCGGATAATTATCAAGCCTGTCAGCACGGGTAAGTACTACGTTACACCGCGTAACGGAATGTATTATATCACCGTTGGTGGCGACGTAATGGGCGCTGAATACCCGGCAGCGGCTGATACGTTGAACCAGGTTATCATCACCGGTTATGATCTTAAAAAAGGCCTGATACAGGGCGAGTTCAATATCCGGTTCGTAAAAAGCGGGCGATACGCCGGAACGCCCTATGTAAACGAAGCAATTTTCTCGCGCGGCAAATTCAGGGCTGAGTTGCCGGAGCCCGGCATGCAATAA
- a CDS encoding MFS transporter — translation MKPDKTAVTFTAYQKLLIALLALLQFTVVLDFMVLSPLGDILMKSLDMTPSRFGMVVSSYAFSAGASGLLAAGFADKFDRKKLLLFFYTGFIIGTLCCGLANSYWMLLGARIFTGLFGGVIGAISLAVVTDVFEINQRGRVMGVVQMGFAASQVLGIPVGLYFANKWGWHAPFIMIVFLAIVIGLTVFLRMQPVTTHIGLQKDTNPFLHLWHAIANRKYQTGFLATAFLSIGGFMMMPFGSAYLINNIGISQAQLPTVFLCSGLASIIIMPMIGKLSDRYDKFKLFAAGSALAVVMILIYTQLPRVPLWEVVVLNMIMFIGIMGRIIPSTALTTAIPEMIDRGAFMSVNSSLQQMAGGIAALCAGLIVTQPHKHGPLQHYDVLGYVVCIAIVLCLYMVYRVSVMIKNKPTAPPAVQQAESLNEALS, via the coding sequence ATGAAACCTGATAAAACAGCGGTAACATTTACCGCTTATCAAAAATTACTTATCGCTCTGCTGGCCTTACTGCAATTTACCGTAGTGCTTGATTTTATGGTGCTTTCCCCGCTGGGTGATATCCTGATGAAATCGTTGGATATGACGCCGTCGCGGTTCGGTATGGTGGTATCATCATACGCTTTCAGTGCCGGCGCATCGGGCTTGCTGGCCGCGGGATTTGCCGACAAATTTGACCGTAAAAAGCTATTGCTTTTCTTTTATACCGGCTTTATCATCGGCACGTTGTGCTGCGGCCTGGCCAATAGTTACTGGATGCTGCTTGGCGCACGTATTTTCACCGGCTTGTTTGGCGGCGTTATCGGCGCTATATCATTAGCCGTTGTTACAGATGTATTCGAGATTAACCAGCGTGGCCGGGTAATGGGCGTGGTGCAAATGGGCTTTGCCGCCAGCCAGGTGCTGGGTATACCTGTTGGGCTGTACTTTGCTAACAAATGGGGGTGGCATGCACCCTTCATCATGATTGTGTTTTTAGCGATTGTTATCGGCCTTACGGTGTTTTTGCGTATGCAGCCGGTAACTACACATATCGGGTTACAAAAAGATACTAATCCATTTTTGCATTTGTGGCATGCCATCGCCAACCGCAAGTATCAAACCGGTTTTTTAGCCACGGCCTTCCTTTCAATAGGCGGGTTTATGATGATGCCTTTCGGAAGTGCTTATCTTATTAACAATATTGGTATTTCACAAGCACAATTGCCAACGGTGTTTTTATGCAGTGGCCTGGCATCCATCATCATTATGCCGATGATTGGTAAATTAAGTGACAGATACGACAAATTCAAGCTCTTTGCCGCAGGCTCCGCGCTGGCTGTCGTGATGATACTGATTTATACCCAGTTGCCGAGGGTGCCGCTGTGGGAAGTAGTGGTATTAAACATGATCATGTTTATCGGCATTATGGGGCGCATTATCCCATCAACCGCGCTTACAACGGCTATACCCGAAATGATTGACCGCGGCGCGTTCATGAGCGTTAATTCGTCATTGCAGCAAATGGCCGGTGGTATTGCCGCCCTGTGTGCCGGTTTAATTGTTACCCAGCCGCATAAACATGGGCCTTTGCAGCATTATGATGTTTTGGGCTACGTGGTATGTATTGCAATAGTGCTTTGCCTGTACATGGTTTACCGGGTAAGCGTAATGATTAAAAACAAACCCACCGCGCCACCTGCAGTGCAACAGGCCGAGAGCCTTAACGAGGCTTTATCATAA
- a CDS encoding PH domain-containing protein produces MGLFSSLLGNAGVANPDELNKEYANLLTEGEHIEIGFKLIRDVFIFTNKRLILVDKQGITGSKVEYISIAYKSISRFSVQTSGHFDLDAELRIWISGEVQPSLTKKFNKQVNVYDLQRILAQHVL; encoded by the coding sequence ATGGGACTTTTTTCGAGCCTTTTGGGTAATGCCGGTGTGGCTAACCCCGACGAGTTAAATAAAGAATACGCCAACCTGCTAACCGAGGGTGAACACATTGAAATTGGCTTTAAGCTGATCCGCGACGTATTCATCTTTACCAACAAGCGCCTGATACTGGTCGATAAGCAAGGCATAACAGGCAGTAAGGTAGAATACATTTCAATCGCTTACAAAAGCATTTCGAGGTTCAGCGTTCAAACCTCCGGGCATTTTGACCTGGATGCCGAATTACGCATCTGGATCTCGGGCGAAGTTCAGCCCAGCCTTACTAAAAAATTCAACAAGCAGGTTAACGTGTACGATCTGCAGCGTATACTCGCGCAGCACGTATTGTAG
- the efp gene encoding elongation factor P, with protein sequence MAKASDIKNGNILRFNGELLQVEEFLHRTPGNLRAFYQARMRNVKTGKLVEYRFRTDEEVTIARVETSDYQYLYEDGEFLVVMDNTSYEQFNIPKALFGPAVRFLKEGVNVIVAFESDEPIMAQLPSSAELEITYTEPAVKGDTSTNALKSATVETGAEIRVPLFINIGDKVKVDTATGAYVERVKS encoded by the coding sequence ATGGCTAAGGCATCTGATATAAAGAACGGCAATATATTACGCTTTAACGGTGAGTTATTGCAGGTTGAAGAGTTTTTACACCGTACACCGGGCAACTTACGCGCTTTTTACCAGGCACGTATGCGCAACGTAAAAACCGGCAAACTGGTTGAATACCGTTTCCGTACGGACGAAGAGGTTACGATTGCCCGTGTTGAAACCAGCGATTACCAATACCTGTACGAGGATGGCGAGTTTTTGGTGGTGATGGACAATACATCATACGAGCAATTTAACATACCGAAAGCCCTTTTCGGCCCGGCGGTACGTTTCCTGAAAGAAGGTGTTAATGTAATTGTAGCCTTTGAAAGCGATGAGCCGATAATGGCACAGCTACCATCATCAGCCGAGCTTGAAATTACCTATACCGAGCCGGCCGTTAAAGGTGATACCTCAACCAACGCCCTTAAAAGCGCTACCGTTGAAACCGGCGCAGAAATTCGTGTGCCTCTATTCATCAACATTGGCGATAAAGTTAAGGTTGATACTGCTACCGGCGCTTATGTTGAGCGTGTTAAAAGCTAA
- a CDS encoding DMT family transporter has translation MNPKASLALGIIFISFSPIFVKLAAEPAITAAFYRIFMAWIFLLPYCVIKGMLKISTRDLLITLICGIIFAADIAVWNISILKISATVSTLLANLAPVWVGLISFFILRKQTGKLFWVGTIIAIAGMVVLVGYRNIIALHINEGVMLAVLASFFYSLYIVTSKGVLQRVNTLTFMFYNMLASMVFLLALRIGGGHNLVNFPADTWLYFLATGLICQLAGWITINYAIKFLPPTKVSITLLSQTVVTGILAAIILHEKLGLTEIIGSLIVLGGIAITFLKSRSAKIS, from the coding sequence ATGAACCCGAAGGCAAGCCTGGCATTAGGCATTATATTCATCTCGTTCTCGCCCATATTTGTAAAGCTTGCCGCCGAGCCTGCCATTACCGCAGCTTTTTACCGCATTTTTATGGCCTGGATTTTCCTGCTGCCGTACTGTGTTATAAAAGGGATGCTGAAAATTTCAACCAGGGATTTGCTGATCACGCTGATATGCGGTATCATCTTCGCGGCTGATATTGCTGTATGGAACATCTCCATATTAAAAATAAGCGCCACGGTATCAACCTTGCTGGCTAACCTGGCGCCGGTTTGGGTAGGGCTTATCAGCTTTTTTATACTACGCAAGCAAACCGGTAAATTGTTTTGGGTAGGAACCATCATCGCCATTGCCGGCATGGTAGTGCTGGTGGGTTATCGTAATATTATTGCACTGCATATTAACGAGGGCGTAATGCTTGCCGTGCTGGCCAGCTTTTTTTACTCACTATATATTGTTACCAGTAAAGGCGTATTGCAGCGTGTAAATACGCTTACGTTTATGTTTTATAACATGTTGGCATCAATGGTGTTTTTGCTGGCGTTGCGCATAGGTGGCGGGCATAACCTGGTCAATTTTCCGGCGGATACCTGGCTGTATTTCTTAGCTACCGGCCTTATTTGCCAGCTGGCCGGTTGGATCACCATTAACTACGCCATCAAATTTTTGCCACCTACTAAAGTATCTATCACCCTGCTAAGCCAAACGGTGGTTACCGGCATATTAGCCGCTATTATACTGCACGAAAAGCTGGGCCTTACCGAGATCATCGGCAGCCTGATTGTGCTTGGCGGTATCGCCATTACTTTTTTGAAAAGCAGATCAGCAAAAATTTCTTAA